tgacgagGTGTAAACTTAGTCCTGAAATTattaaactgcatatttaggtcctaattttttgttaagTGAGGTCCTAAGCTTGTTTAGAAGCGTTTGACCATCCTACGTGACCGAATACATGTCGACTAAGGGGCCTGTTGGCATAATTGGCGAAATAGTGTGTTGTCTCACCCATCGATGCGGTTCTTGCCGGCGAGTCACTGGAGTCGCGGCTAGGGAGGCGGTGTACATCGACGGCGCGCAATGTGCCCAGGACTGCATGCAACATCGCAAAAATGTCAATTACGTTCCCGGTACGGGGCACTAGAGTAGGACTGGCTTGTGGCTCTAGCTTCTTCGGAGAAAAACGGTCAAGACAACATAGCTTAGAGACCGTGGGGGGCGCAGGGTTAGTCATAGGTGTCACGGAGAACGAGGTTAGGACCAGTCGTGACCCACTTACCCAAAAAATAGCACttaaatatgcagttttagtaattttaggactaacttggcaccttatcaataatattaggaccgaTGGTGCATTTAATCTAATTTTATAGCTTCAGTCATGTCCAACGAGCCCTTTAGCTGACGTGTATTCGGTCAACCCGCCACATAGGCTGGTCAAATGTTCTTAGACGAGCTTAGGACCTGTCATGACACACTTCCCAAAAAAATAGAatctaaatatgcagtttagtaAATTTAGaactaacttgacacctcgtcaataatattagAACCGCGGATGTATTTTACTCTCTTAAgtaattgttttttgttttctcccaCCCAACGAAAAAATTCCACAAAAGTAtgagtgcatgcatgcgtcggtCACATCGAGAAGAGGTGTCCATCAAAAAATAGATGCGGTAatttgggtatttatcggaGAAAAGAATTTAGTAATTTGGGTCTTTTGCCATTATAAAAAAAGTAggcacatactccctccaatacATAAAAagcagtggcggagcttgGTGGGGGCTAAGATTTGTATATATTGATTAGGTCCCTGCCTATTTATAGCAAGAGCTATGCATTTTTCTGTTGTGGCCCTCCCTAATATTGGTATTCTCTTTTTCGGCCCTTCCCGTGTTTTCTTTCTGCCTCCGCCCCAAATAAAAAgcgtcttggatttagtacaaaattatatTAACTTTATATTAAATCtaagacatttattatggatctgaGGGGTACTTAGAATGCTTCTTCTTTTATGTCGACCGGACAACTGCGACTCTTCACAACTTATTGATGGCTAGTATGTCTTACTCGAAAGGATGAGTTTATACTGGACCATGAACCCATTCCTGGTATTTTCCTAGAAGACATATATACATCATCTTCACAGGAGTAACACAAAATAATACTACTCCATAGTTCCCAATTGCGAGAGATTTTTTTAACAAAGTACGACTTTCATATAGAACTAAATTAAGTACAGTTAGTGTTGTTGTTcgtcaaaaaaatatttttatattaGCTAGGTAGCAGTTGAAGCAGCCCTTGACTTTGATTTATCCCAATAACAGGGGACGTACGTTGAATTGACATTGAATTAGGAATGATGTTGAGACACGAGACACCGATGTCAATCGCCGCGTAAGGTTAGCCATCAGGAATGTGGCTCTCTGTCGTGATCCGATCCAAATGttgggaaaaagaaaatgaagggCGGATAGCCGCCGGAGGAAGAGTTATATGGTATATTCTTGACGTGTAAAATTGTTTAGGCTGTCTGAATTTGAATGTTGAAAGTCCGTAATTCCTACATACTGTGGACCTAGGCTTCAGTTTCTGTAATAATCCCTGAGCTACTCATATACTACCACCGTTCCAGAATATCAGGTGTTGCCAGTTAAACTTGTGTTTGACCAAGTGTATAAAGACGACAACATTTTAAGTCCTAAATTAAGATCACTAGATCTATCATGAAATGTATTATTTATATTGTATTCatttgaaatattacatgttaATATTTTTTACGATAaggttggtcaaagtttagaTACCCATATCCCTTAATTTGTAAGGGTCCCACCGTCCACCCACTCCTCTTCCCCCTTTGCATCTCTTCTCTGCCGTGGTCTTCTCTCCTTGAACATCCCGATCCACATCCAAGACCATGGGcgtgcggcagcggcgggcgcgggcagcAGATCGGGCGGCGCCGGACAGGGGCTGGGCAGAGGACGCGATGGCGCCGGACGGCGTGGAGAGCGAGGTCAGCTGCTGGGACAGGGCGGTGTGGGGTGCGGCGCGGGGAGCAGCGCAAGGGCGTGGCGGGCTAGTCGGGATGCGCGGGGAGCAGCGGAAGGGAGCGGCGGGGCTATTCGCGTCGGAGACAGCGGCCGCCTCTTCCTTCGAGCTTGGCGGTGACCGACGGGCACGGGGAGGCCGTGCGGGGGTGGTAGACAGCGGCGGGGCGGTGCGCgggggcggggcggggcggccATCGTCGCGAGAGCGGAGAGGTCCATCTCACTGGCGGCGGGACGAATTCCGGTGACCAAGGGAGGGGAATCCCGAAATTTCAGGGCAGTTGGCTTGCCTCCAAGTTTTTGGGTTTTTGGGTATCCTGGCCCCAGAATATGGGTATTGAGGGACAAAATATGGTTAGAGCATCAACAGCAGACTATCTAAATGGAACTCCTTAGTATAAATTTTCTCTCCAAATTTGTCATCTCCACATCAGACTACCTAAATCTCACCCTCTATAATTCATTCATCCATATTTTATTCATATGCTTCAACCGTTTTTGTAAAAAATCTATATTTCAAACTACTTGACTTGAAATTATATATTTGAAACGCTTATAATTTAAATCGAATAGTTTTATTCTTATATTCATTTAAGTACATAAACTATAATATTATAATTTAATTATCAAACGACTATATTCTCAACGGCTATATTTCCGACGGCTATATTCTCAACAGATATATTTTCAAACGGTTATATTCTCAACGGCTATATTTCCAACGGATATATTTCTTGGTCTACATATATGTGGAGCTCTGAAGCCATTGTCCATTCACTCTCCACCACATCTCTCAGTCCATTCACTCTCTACCACATCTCTCAGCCTCCTCTCACAAAAATGAGTTGTAGCTTACTTTGGCAATACGTGAgttcgtcgtcatcgtcatcgtcgtcggaggaggaggaggagcatgaAGATGACGGCCATGAACTAATGGTTGCCACAGCGGCAATAGTTCTCGACGCGAACACGCGGTTCAATGCTCGACGCCGTCGCGGTTCAGTGCCGGGTCGTCAGGTAATTAACCGTGATACGGCAGGTGGGCATGCTAGATTATTCGAAGACTACTTCGCGCAGCATCCTGTCTATGGCCCCTCATATTTTCGCCGAAGGTAAGCAATGCGTACATATGGTTTTTACTTGCATTTATATTGTTCCTCTAGTGTTCAACTAATTACCTTTGTTTTCACAGGTTTCGAATGTCTCGGCCTTTGTTTTTTCGCATAGTGAAAGCTGTGCGGGAACGCGATAGCTATTTtgtgcagaaaaaaaat
The Brachypodium distachyon strain Bd21 chromosome 2, Brachypodium_distachyon_v3.0, whole genome shotgun sequence genome window above contains:
- the LOC106866059 gene encoding uncharacterized protein LOC106866059 isoform X1; amino-acid sequence: MWSSEAIVHSLSTTSLSPFTLYHISQPPLTKMSCSLLWQYVSSSSSSSSSEEEEEHEDDGHELMVATAAIVLDANTRFNARRRRGSVPGRQVINRDTAGGHARLFEDYFAQHPVYGPSYFRRRFRMSRPLFFRIVKAVRERDSYFVQKKNAAGKLGLSSLQKATAMFRMLTYGVASDATDEYVRIGVSTALKSMKAFVRAIVEVFGDEYLRSPNEADTARLLAIGEGRGFPGMLGSIDCMHWGWKNCPSSWQG